CTCCTGGGGCCGGACGGACCCTCCACAACCATCTCCCATGAATCATCAGGCATGCAGACATACACACCGGACGAACGAGCGAATGCAGTTAGCCAGCAAGCCGATGCCGCATCATTCGTTGCTTAGAAGTTGACGAAGCCTTGAAGGGGCCGCATCATCGGCCATGCCTTTGCCTTGGAAAGTTGGGCAGGCATGTGGGACGTGGCACCCCAAGACGTTGAGCCAGCAGAAGCAATCCATGTGGGCTGCAATAATAAGTTAAGCAACCAGAGCTGTCATGCGTGCCCATGCTAATCACTCGATCAGTCCGGTTCAGGACGAATGTAGTTTCCCGTGTGAAAGGACTTGCCAGACGAGCGAGCGAGGGCCCTGCCACTGTCCATTACCAGCAGCATAGTTTATCAGCAGGAATGTGCTAGGATCAATCACTAGACGCTAAAAATGAGCAGAATTATATATACCTGAGTGTCGCCTTCGGTTGATCGACTGTTACGTGCAACAATAGAGAAAAGATACTCTCGTTTGGTTGCCGGCCGTAACGGTAAACGTCCACGTCTCGTTTCCGGGCGCGCGCCGCGGAGCGCATCTGGGCGATTCCGGGAATCCACCGGCCGATTCGACCGTCGTGCGTGCGTGCCGGTCGCAGGCAGCCCTCCGACGTCCGACCGAGGACAGCATATGCCGGGATTCCTTTTTTTACCCCCCAAAAAATTTGCAGGCATTGTCTTCTCCTACAGATCACAAGTTGAATTATGCGTTCAGGTGGCTAAGCTTTCGTATAATTCACCATTCCCAGGTGAAATTTTGTTTATTTACTAGTTTTGCATTGGAGGTGTTCAAAGTTTGTAATCAAGAGTTTATGATTATTTTCTTCAGAAATTTGAATATGATATATGTTTCCATGGGTAGAGCAGTGTTGGAGCGAGGGGCTCCAAGCTTTAGTGAGCCTCCATTTCaaaaatgtactccctccgtttcaaattactcgtcgcagaaatggatgtatttagaactaaaatacatctagatacatccatacatgcgacaagtaattcggaacggagggagtactatatacTTGAAAGGGATTTCAGGGTCCCCAAAAAAAGAAAGGGATTTCATGAAAAAAGATACGATGAAGCATGAAGGACCAAATTTATGCAGAAAACATTTTTTGAAGAAGGTCGTGTATTGACTATTGAATCCTCCTACTCCTACATGGTTTAGCCCCTCCTAAGAATTAGGGCCAAGCTCCGCCCGCCACTGCGCACCGTTATCATGCCCCGAGCCCCCGAGCGGCTGCAATGACATAGTGTAACCGACGATTTCAACATTATCTGCCACTATAGGATCAATATCATACTTTGCGGTGCAGCTTTGTTGCTAGGCTTGTAAATTTGTGCTGCTTTTTTTCTTGAGAAATTTGTGCTGCTTTTTTTAAAGCTGGGATCCAAAAGCACTTAGCAGTTTGGGTCTGAGAGGAGTTTGGACGTAACAAGAGGGCCGACGCGAAAAAAAAGTCCGGTTCGTCTTAAAACCAGTAGTAGCAAATCAGACGGACGCCGACCCCGAACTCGAACCACCCCCGACCCggcgaccccaaccccgacccaaAGCAGGGCATCGGCGCACGTGCTGCTCGCCTCCTCGCACGCACGGACGGGGCAGAGCcggccagccagccagccagccgcCGCCGAGAAGCAGTTGGGGAGGTGAGTTAACACGAAAGCGAATCCTCTCGCTTTCGGTTCTTCATTCATTCGCCACCGCCACCTCCCTCATTCCATCCCCCTGGGTTCGGTTTGGAATCCGGGGGAACACCGGCAGCCGGCAGGGGAAGCCACGGTCGCACGGCATCCTCCCCCATCCACAACCGCCAAGCGTGCTCGCGTACgcagccgccgcctcctccccgaTCCGCCCAACAACATCGCGCGATTCCGTGCGCCCAAGGTCTGGTGTGCTTCTTCCTCGAGCTGTTATTTTGTTATCTCTTCTTTATGCGCGTCTCGCTCTAGATGGGACGAACGGCGGAATGCGGGCTGTGTAAATGGTTGATTCGTGGGGGATTTCGGTTGTTTTGGCGAGGGGAGGTTGGCCGGCGTTAGGATTTGGGGGCGGACTGTGAATGATGGGTCTGGTGGTGCTTCTTGCGTGTGAATCTGGCGGAGGCTGCGGGATCATGGCGTGTTTGGTGCTGATCTGGGCGTTCTGGGTGTTCTGCTTGCGTATTTCTCTACAGAAGGTGGGATTTCTGTGCCAAATGCTTAGTTGCCGCGAGGGAGGGGAAATTCTGATCTAACAAGAACCGCCATGTATGTAGCTGCTCGGCGTGTTCTGTATTCTCCTTGGCTTCAGTGGGATCATAAGATTTCCTTTTCTGTTCGTGCTAATGGATAATTTTTGGGAGCTCCAATTGCTGTTTTTCGGATGGTTTGTTATTGCTTTGTTATGCCAACTACTGTCAATGGCTTGCTTCGTCATGCCAACTACTGTCGATGGCTTGCTTTGTTATGTCAACCACTGTGGATGGCTTAAGGGGTAAAAAATCAGTAGCTGATGTGTGGTGAAAGAATGGCTTCTTAGAGTGTAGTATCAGATAATGATGAACCGGGAAGTAGCTTTCGAGAGAACATCATACATTTTGACGGGTAGGCGCAAACACTGTCGTAAAACTTTTATCTGCAAGCAGGCACTGAATATGTGTTGCATCTGTGCCCTGATTCAGTTCCTCTGTTCCAATTGACAGATCCGGTTAACTTCTCCTGTTGGCAAACTCCCCGACTTGGTACAAAGACTTCTGAAGTTGCAGTATTTGGCAGCACTATGAAACCTGATTGGTTCATTTTCTCCAAGCTTGATCATAACGGAGGATACCTGCACAAGTTTCCACTAGGCTCTCCAATCCCGCATGACATCGGGTTAGGATTGATATCACAAGTTGGGGCTTTAGTCGAGAGTTCCTTTCAGCATCCGCGGCATGCATGCTCTACAGGAAGTGGTGCAGTTCAGGAAGCATTCAGCTGCTTCAACAAGGTTGCTGGAGCTTTCTATTTCTGCCTTTCTAGAGCATCGAATCCCAAGATTTTACACAGGTTGTCCGCTATTGCGGGCTCTGGTTCAAGAGCCTGTCGGGCACAAATAAAGCAAGTGACCTCTTGCATGCAGCACTTGGCTGGATTGCAAGTCAGAGAAGAGCATGCTATACAAATGCTCTTAGCCAAGCTTGCAAACGCAACGCTTGGGCGAGCGTGGAATGAGGTTGAGGAGCGTCATGCCTGTAACATTCTTATGCTAGCTGCCGCTAGTGTAATACCACCATTTGAAAACATGTAAGGTTCGAACCCCTGCTTTTCATAGAAAGGGAATACAATGCTCAATCGTGATATATCTTGTTGGATTGCTACTGCTTCCTTTCTCTGTTCTGATTGTTCCTGTAGGGTATACTTTTATTTCAGTTTTTTGCTTTATTAACTGATCATCATTACATGCATTGATAAGATCGCCAAAGATGCTTGCGGACTCAATGATGTTGGGAAAAGATGGTGACCAAATCAGAGAACATGTTGATCAGCCTTATTTGGACGAAAGGCGCCCAGGTTGTGCTCGTGTTGCTGTGCCAAGAACAATATTGCCGGAAGATCTGACAGAACCAAGAACTGGGATCAAGTTCCCTACTCTTCTTGAGGAGAATTCCAATCCAACCGCAGAGGTCCTTTTTCCTACTCTCTTTTGTGGATAATTGCGTCATGCACCATTTTCCTTCTTGCCAGTCAAATATTGTTTCCTTTCCTGTTGCCCTATCACATGCTCTGCTTCCAGTGTTGTGGCAATTATTTGGACACTTTTGTCTGTATCTTGTTGTTTTGGCAATTTCACAATGTTTTATACCAAATATGTAATCTTAATATGGCCTTCAGCATTCCCTTTGACAGCAAACAATTCAATTTACAGGTGCTTGTCGGGATGGGTTACAGAAGTATGCGGATAATGAAGGTCAAAAACCTGAATCTTTATGCCTTTGGATTATGTGAGTAGGCAAAATTTCCCTGTGTGCTGCTACTACTTATGAACTGATAACAGACTGAGGTACTGCTTAAAGGATGTTCGTTTGAGTTACTGATGTTGTATTCGACTATTCTTATAGATATACAACCAGATTCTATCTGCAACAAGCTGGGTTCAAAGTATGCTACTGTTCCAGTTGCCGAGCTGAAGGATCACCCGGATTTCTATGAAGATCTTCTGAGGTGTGAATGCTTTATTGATCATGTACATGTGTTGAAATTCCTTGTATGAAAACCGTTCCCATATTCTTGAGCTTACACAGCCTATTTACATGTAACACTTGTGTAAGCTGAGCTAGAGAAACGGTTCCATCTGGCCAAAATCTGGAAATCGTTAAGAAAGATAGCCCTTTAACGTTTCCGTTCATAGACAAACGGTTCCAAACCTACAATTCTTTCATGTCATTTTTAGGACTCCCGATTGACCTGCTGTCAGTAGATTCCATCTTTAGGACGCAGTAGGCTTGCGAGTTTTGATGATGCGTAGGATTTTTCTTATTCCCTGATACTACATCAGAAACATTCATTTTCTTCCCCACCCGCAACTCATTTGCCTCTGTTTCTAATAGAATTTGCATTATACTTGCCCTGTTATGCAGGGAAAATATTCATATGACAGTCAGACTGGTAGTTAGCTACAATGGGCTTAGCATTAGTGCAGTGCGAGAGTAAGTATTCCTGAATTCTCATGCTAacagtagtactccctccgttcccaaatataagtctttctagagatcctaacaagtgactacatacgaagcaaaatcagtgaatctacactgtaaaatatgtctacatacatctgtatgttgtagtccatttgaaatgtctaaaaagacttatatttaggaacggaggcaGTATATTTTGATCCTTATCTATGGTTCAGAAGATATGGCTAATGCAAGATTGAAGTTAATTGTTTATTTGTATTACCAAACTTTTCAGTGCGTTTGAGAAATCTCTTGGCTTTCGACTGCAAAAGGTGATTGTTATTAATTCAGCAACTAGTTCAATATTCTTTGCTATCCGTATAGGCTTAACAGAGCTTTTTGTTTACTGACGATCAGATGAATCCTAATACTGATTACCATTGCCTAAAGACATTTGGTTCTTACTTCAGGGAAGACATTCGAATACCTGTGGTAAGCTTCTAGTCTCATCTGGTTAATATGATTTGTTGCGTTTAGTCATGTGATATTATAATCGGTTTAACTGCAGGGTACAAAGATCGACTTCCGTCAAACATGTGATGGCCAGCTTATAACTGAAGGTTAGTATAATTGTTTCTTTTAGTACGATTTGAGTTATTTTCCACCATAATATACATTAACAAGGAAATCTGCATGCAGTTGATGGCAAACAAATTGGTGCTGTCCAGAGCAAAGATCTTTGCAGTAAGTGCATACTCCTATATATTTTTCTGCTGAAGAACTATAGATCATTTACTTGAAGCTAGAACTCTTAGGCA
The sequence above is a segment of the Aegilops tauschii subsp. strangulata cultivar AL8/78 chromosome 6, Aet v6.0, whole genome shotgun sequence genome. Coding sequences within it:
- the LOC109751363 gene encoding fatty-acid-binding protein 2, whose translation is MKPDWFIFSKLDHNGGYLHKFPLGSPIPHDIGLGLISQVGALVESSFQHPRHACSTGSGAVQEAFSCFNKVAGAFYFCLSRASNPKILHRLSAIAGSGSRACRAQIKQVTSCMQHLAGLQVREEHAIQMLLAKLANATLGRAWNEVEERHACNILMLAAASVIPPFENISPKMLADSMMLGKDGDQIREHVDQPYLDERRPGCARVAVPRTILPEDLTEPRTGIKFPTLLEENSNPTAEVLVGMGYRSMRIMKVKNLNLYAFGLYIQPDSICNKLGSKYATVPVAELKDHPDFYEDLLRENIHMTVRLVVSYNGLSISAVRDAFEKSLGFRLQKMNPNTDYHCLKTFGSYFREDIRIPVGTKIDFRQTCDGQLITEVDGKQIGAVQSKDLCRAFFDMYIGDPPVSVETKQDIAQNVGGLIRRC